The following are encoded in a window of Paenibacillus polymyxa genomic DNA:
- a CDS encoding glycoside hydrolase family 2 TIM barrel-domain containing protein, producing the protein MTIHPPSLDWLTDVTKFAVHRLPAYSDHKYYATLQEAEQQADMAWRHSLNGSWKFNYATNPASRPVKFYTPGFEYGGWSDIQVPGHIQTQGFGQMQYVNTMYPWDGHSDVRPPHIPEDHNPVGSYIKSFVLPENMASDAQPVFISFQGVESAFYVWLNGQFVGYSEDSFTPSDFELTPFLQAGENKLAVEVYQRSTGAWLEDQDFWRFSGIFRDVYLYTIPTVHVRDLHAKADLDASYTQGLLKLKLTLEKPATAYATVDVKDAAGHVVASLKADFTDGTASLSATLEQVQRWSAEKPYLYTLFIQIYDASGSLVEVIPQKIGFRKFELINKVMHLNGKRIVFKGVNRHEFNARTGRAISREDMLWDIRTLKQNNMNAVRTSHYPNQTLWYELCDEYGVYVIDEMNLETHGSWQKLGAVEPSWNIPANLSEWQDIVMDRAISMLERDKNHASILIWSCGNESYAGEVLRNVANYFRSTDPSRLVHYEGVFHNRTYDDTSDMESRMYAKPADIEQYLNDNPQKPYISCEYMHAMGNSVGGMHKYTELENKYELYQGGFIWDYIDQAVMKKDRYGCEYLAIGGDFDDRATDYGFCTDGIVYADRKVSPKMQEVKFLYQNLKLTPDRSGVTLRNENLFEGTGDYELVYSLLHEGQEIARNAIHVDVAAQTEAYIPLTFPNTDGKPGEYVIHTALVLKEATLWAEAGHEVAFGQHIFIVENPNPLKIPTGGALRVVHGDVNIGVHGADFSMMFSKGAGSLTSLRYAGREMIAMPPAPLFWRATTDNDRGTALGFEAGGWFAASLTRKCVGIEVTEEQRDRVTVTFRYTLSIQADAQVTVVYTVFADGSLNVKSTYEGVSGLPNLPIFALSFKVPADYRHLDWYAMGPEENYIDRAFGARLGVFHNEAADNVSGYVVPQESGNRTGVRRVDITDDSQRGIRITAPATAPVECNISPYTAFELESAYHLYELPNVYYTVVTVAGKQMGVGGDDSWGAPVHEEYQIAADQKLEFEFTIQRV; encoded by the coding sequence TTGACCATCCATCCCCCTAGTCTGGACTGGCTGACCGACGTAACCAAATTTGCTGTACATCGGCTGCCCGCCTATTCCGATCACAAATATTACGCTACGCTTCAGGAAGCGGAGCAGCAAGCTGATATGGCTTGGCGTCATAGCCTGAATGGGAGCTGGAAGTTTAACTATGCAACGAATCCAGCCAGCCGTCCGGTAAAATTCTATACCCCAGGCTTTGAGTACGGCGGCTGGAGCGATATTCAGGTGCCGGGTCACATTCAGACGCAAGGCTTTGGCCAAATGCAGTACGTGAATACGATGTATCCGTGGGACGGACATTCGGACGTTCGCCCACCCCATATTCCGGAGGATCACAACCCAGTCGGGAGCTATATCAAAAGCTTTGTTTTGCCGGAAAATATGGCTTCCGACGCGCAGCCTGTGTTCATTTCTTTCCAAGGCGTTGAGTCGGCTTTCTATGTATGGCTGAACGGACAATTTGTCGGTTACAGCGAGGACAGCTTTACACCGTCTGATTTTGAACTGACACCGTTCCTGCAAGCAGGCGAAAACAAGCTCGCGGTTGAGGTATATCAAAGAAGTACGGGAGCGTGGCTGGAGGATCAGGACTTTTGGCGTTTTTCCGGTATTTTCAGAGACGTATATCTCTATACCATCCCTACGGTTCACGTACGTGACCTGCATGCCAAGGCAGATCTGGATGCTTCCTACACGCAGGGTCTTCTGAAACTGAAATTGACCTTGGAAAAGCCGGCAACGGCCTATGCAACTGTCGATGTGAAAGATGCTGCCGGCCATGTTGTAGCTTCTTTAAAAGCTGACTTTACTGATGGCACAGCTTCGCTGTCAGCTACCTTGGAGCAAGTGCAGCGTTGGAGTGCCGAGAAACCCTATTTGTACACGTTGTTTATTCAAATTTATGATGCCAGTGGATCGCTCGTGGAAGTCATTCCACAAAAAATTGGCTTCCGTAAATTTGAGTTGATCAACAAGGTCATGCATTTGAACGGCAAACGCATCGTCTTTAAAGGTGTGAACCGCCATGAATTTAACGCTCGCACCGGACGTGCGATTTCTCGTGAAGATATGCTGTGGGATATCCGGACGCTCAAGCAGAACAATATGAACGCTGTTCGCACCTCTCATTATCCAAATCAGACTCTTTGGTATGAGCTATGCGATGAGTACGGAGTCTATGTAATTGATGAAATGAACTTGGAAACACACGGTTCCTGGCAAAAACTCGGCGCCGTCGAGCCATCGTGGAATATTCCCGCCAATCTGTCTGAGTGGCAGGATATCGTCATGGATCGCGCCATTTCCATGCTGGAACGGGACAAAAACCATGCATCCATTCTAATCTGGTCCTGCGGCAATGAGTCGTATGCAGGTGAAGTGCTGCGCAATGTCGCCAACTATTTCCGGTCCACCGACCCGAGCCGTTTGGTGCACTACGAAGGCGTGTTTCACAACCGTACGTACGATGATACCAGCGATATGGAGAGCCGGATGTACGCCAAACCCGCAGATATCGAGCAATATCTGAACGACAATCCGCAAAAGCCGTATATCAGTTGCGAATACATGCATGCGATGGGTAATTCCGTAGGCGGCATGCACAAGTATACAGAGCTGGAGAACAAATACGAGCTGTATCAGGGCGGTTTTATTTGGGATTATATTGATCAGGCTGTTATGAAAAAAGATCGCTACGGATGCGAGTACCTCGCGATCGGCGGCGACTTTGACGACCGTGCCACAGACTATGGCTTCTGTACGGACGGAATTGTCTATGCAGACCGGAAGGTTTCGCCGAAGATGCAGGAGGTCAAATTCCTGTATCAAAATCTGAAGCTCACCCCGGATCGCAGCGGTGTAACCCTGCGCAATGAAAACCTGTTCGAGGGAACAGGCGACTATGAGTTAGTATATAGCCTGCTGCATGAAGGCCAAGAAATCGCACGTAATGCCATTCATGTAGATGTAGCGGCTCAGACCGAAGCCTATATTCCACTAACGTTCCCTAATACGGATGGAAAGCCTGGTGAGTACGTTATTCACACCGCTCTAGTTTTGAAGGAAGCGACGCTCTGGGCTGAGGCTGGACACGAAGTGGCCTTCGGACAACATATTTTCATCGTGGAAAATCCAAATCCACTGAAGATCCCTACGGGCGGTGCCTTACGAGTGGTGCATGGTGATGTTAACATTGGCGTTCACGGTGCAGATTTCAGTATGATGTTCTCCAAAGGGGCAGGTAGCCTGACTTCACTTCGCTACGCCGGACGTGAGATGATCGCCATGCCTCCTGCTCCATTGTTCTGGCGGGCGACCACAGACAATGATCGGGGAACCGCACTAGGCTTTGAAGCCGGTGGCTGGTTCGCTGCAAGTCTGACACGTAAATGCGTGGGCATCGAGGTCACGGAAGAACAAAGAGACCGTGTAACCGTTACATTCCGCTACACGCTGAGCATTCAGGCAGACGCACAGGTAACGGTAGTCTACACCGTCTTCGCCGACGGTAGCCTAAACGTAAAATCCACCTATGAAGGTGTATCAGGACTGCCTAACCTACCGATCTTTGCCCTTTCGTTCAAGGTTCCGGCGGACTATCGCCATCTGGACTGGTACGCGATGGGACCGGAAGAGAATTACATCGACCGTGCCTTTGGAGCAAGACTAGGCGTATTCCACAACGAAGCTGCGGATAACGTGTCCGGGTATGTTGTACCACAGGAATCCGGCAACCGTACAGGCGTGCGCCGTGTTGATATTACCGACGATTCTCAGCGAGGTATACGCATTACTGCACCTGCTACCGCACCGGTGGAATGCAATATTTCGCCGTATACAGCATTTGAGCTGGAAAGTGCCTACCATCTGTATGAGCTGCCCAACGTGTATTACACCGTTGTCACCGTAGCTGGCAAGCAAATGGGTGTAGGCGGCGACGACAGCTGGGGAGCTCCCGTACATGAAGAATACCAAATCGCAGCCGATCAAAAGCTGGAATTCGAATTTACCATTCAACGGGTATAA
- a CDS encoding AraC family transcriptional regulator, which translates to MTYLKVNVDAPIQLISAGEFVNEVPWKHMSRSIENFELILGVQETVYIREEREDFEVGEGDILLLYPGRTHKGYRESLPGVKFYWFHFDVPTTPNVLSNEEMKQETSALDGRLQRHGVMRNIYLPQCVQADNGDRIHIIVNQILHVANSHYLTYHSANYLFTSLLIEISELALSRLLSNPVSSQGNVSFNKIIEWTRIHAEEPLTVTDLARKFNYNKDYISRLFKQNTGMRPLEFIHSIRINKAKELISRTDMSIKQVAEEAGYSDEKYFMRLFKKRAHMTPSQYRNAYHKTFMNNV; encoded by the coding sequence ATGACCTATCTGAAAGTAAATGTAGATGCTCCGATCCAACTGATCTCGGCAGGCGAGTTTGTTAACGAGGTACCTTGGAAGCATATGAGTCGTTCCATTGAGAATTTTGAGCTGATCCTGGGTGTCCAAGAGACGGTATATATACGGGAGGAACGGGAAGATTTTGAAGTAGGCGAGGGAGATATTCTATTGCTGTACCCCGGTCGTACGCATAAAGGATACCGGGAATCGTTGCCGGGCGTAAAATTTTATTGGTTCCATTTCGATGTTCCCACGACCCCGAATGTATTATCTAATGAGGAAATGAAGCAGGAAACAAGTGCTTTGGATGGACGTTTGCAGCGTCACGGTGTGATGCGGAATATCTATTTACCGCAATGTGTACAGGCAGATAACGGGGATCGGATTCATATTATTGTCAATCAGATTTTGCATGTAGCCAACTCACATTATCTTACGTATCACAGCGCAAATTATTTGTTCACCTCGCTACTGATCGAGATATCTGAACTGGCGCTCAGCCGCTTGCTTTCCAATCCTGTCAGTTCACAGGGGAATGTGAGTTTTAACAAAATTATTGAGTGGACCCGTATTCATGCCGAAGAGCCGCTGACCGTGACGGATTTAGCTCGAAAATTCAATTACAACAAGGATTATATCTCTCGTTTGTTCAAGCAAAATACAGGAATGCGCCCCTTGGAGTTCATACACAGTATTCGTATTAACAAAGCCAAAGAGTTGATTTCCCGTACAGATATGAGCATTAAACAGGTTGCCGAAGAGGCAGGATATAGCGATGAGAAGTATTTTATGCGTTTGTTCAAAAAGAGAGCCCATATGACTCCTTCCCAATACCGGAATGCCTATCACAAAACATTTATGAACAATGTCTAG
- a CDS encoding RDD family protein gives MLYLTVIKLTSGVYHLEEQDVTNNPSTVAPGPYATNGNYHRREPDKMAVLSETYGASIFFRRWAAWMIDFILIVFGYGGLVYFTAEKVAEAETPNMGMVVMLLLIGSFCYYLLLEGLTGYTLGKFVLRIQVVNGEGRPPGMVKSLIRTLIHLVDTNPLLFMGLPAGICVLVTPRKQRIGDMAANTYVVKVRDLGKVGRKKTGIIAGAILLTTIISIVFAVSLISTLITQIMKPEVFTSKDSQFAVTAPWNWSRDNMINEEADISIKNEFTERYLIVLSEPKSDFDSSMTLQEYKGIIEDHLVSGITDPELGTASDMVVNGYPAIEFTLKGEIDGNLAMYNVTTIETPSHYHQVLAWTYASRYSRAQQELRKIRDSFREMNML, from the coding sequence ATGTTATACTTAACTGTGATTAAATTGACATCAGGGGTGTATCATTTGGAAGAACAAGATGTAACGAACAATCCATCTACAGTAGCTCCGGGACCATATGCGACGAATGGCAACTACCATCGACGAGAACCGGATAAGATGGCGGTATTATCAGAAACATACGGAGCCTCTATCTTCTTCAGAAGATGGGCGGCCTGGATGATTGACTTCATTCTTATCGTTTTTGGGTACGGAGGGCTGGTATATTTTACAGCGGAAAAAGTAGCTGAAGCGGAAACCCCAAATATGGGTATGGTAGTGATGCTCCTCCTGATCGGCTCCTTCTGCTATTATCTGTTACTGGAAGGACTTACAGGCTATACGCTGGGCAAGTTTGTACTTCGTATTCAGGTTGTGAATGGAGAAGGAAGGCCGCCAGGCATGGTTAAATCCTTGATCCGCACTCTCATACATCTGGTGGATACGAATCCGCTGCTTTTCATGGGACTGCCCGCCGGTATATGTGTACTGGTGACACCTCGGAAACAACGGATTGGAGATATGGCTGCGAATACATATGTGGTTAAGGTAAGGGATTTGGGAAAGGTGGGCAGAAAGAAAACCGGGATTATTGCAGGAGCAATCCTCCTGACGACGATCATTTCAATTGTCTTTGCTGTATCTTTAATTTCTACGCTCATTACGCAAATCATGAAGCCTGAGGTATTTACCAGTAAGGATAGCCAGTTTGCGGTTACGGCTCCCTGGAATTGGTCGCGAGATAATATGATTAATGAGGAAGCGGATATTTCCATTAAAAATGAATTTACCGAAAGATATTTGATTGTATTGTCTGAACCGAAAAGCGACTTTGACAGTAGTATGACCCTTCAAGAATATAAAGGAATCATTGAGGATCATTTGGTGTCAGGAATTACGGACCCTGAATTGGGGACCGCTTCAGATATGGTGGTGAACGGATATCCTGCCATTGAGTTTACCCTAAAAGGAGAAATAGATGGGAATCTGGCCATGTATAACGTGACCACGATTGAAACACCTTCGCATTATCATCAAGTGCTTGCTTGGACCTACGCCTCGCGATACAGCAGGGCACAGCAAGAGCTACGCAAGATTAGAGACAGTTTCCGTGAAATGAACATGCTGTGA
- a CDS encoding glycoside hydrolase family 127 protein: protein MKAKAFDLHKVRIDSGPLLHAMKLNTAYLLSLEPDRLLSRFREYAGLKPKAAHYEGWEARGISGHTLGHYLSGCALMFASTGDERLLERVNYVVDELEICQDSHGNGYISGIPRGKEIFEEVKAGDIRSQGFDLNGGWVPLYTMHKLFAGLRDAHLLAHHPKALSIEIKLGNWLEDVLQGLDDDQVQQVLHCEFGGMNEVLTDLAEHSGEERFLSLAERFYHGEVLNDLADSQDTLAGRHANTQIPKIIGAARQFEMTGKPQYADLSRFFWDRVVHKHSYVIGGNSYNEHFGEPGKLNDRLGEGTCETCNTYNMLKLTRHMFEWDAYAAYADYYERAMFNHILASQQPVDGRVCYFVSLEMGGHKSFNSQYEDFTCCVGSGMESHSMYGTAIYFHTPETIYVNQYVPSTVTWDEMGVQLKQDTLFPQNGRGTLRVISKEPKSFAIKLRCPHWAEQGMIIKINGEEYVTEACPTSYVVIERKWNNGDTIEYDIPMTVRVEEMPDNPCRIAFMYGPLVLAGDLGPVEQESTEERLLASVLIGSADSLTTKLIADGNEPNTFHMTDLGYIGDLKLHPFYQMYDRSYTVYWDLFSQEEWVATEAEYRTALAYQLELERLTVDVVQPAEMQPERDHAFTGEHVGLGSIYNRKYRDTWPGGWFSFVMKVLPDEPVQLAVTYLKDLSRPHSDFDITADGQILGEGKLESEEMNKFETFAYELPLSVTNHKNEVTIQFKAHPQGKVAKVAGLRIIRHSIV from the coding sequence TTGAAAGCTAAAGCTTTTGACTTGCATAAAGTAAGAATTGATTCCGGCCCTCTTTTACATGCGATGAAACTGAATACGGCCTACCTGCTGAGTTTGGAACCCGACCGTTTATTATCGCGCTTTCGTGAATATGCGGGACTGAAGCCCAAAGCGGCTCACTATGAAGGCTGGGAGGCGCGTGGCATCAGCGGACATACACTCGGTCACTACCTGTCCGGCTGTGCGCTGATGTTTGCCTCCACAGGCGACGAAAGACTGTTGGAACGCGTGAACTATGTGGTCGACGAACTGGAAATATGCCAAGACAGTCATGGAAACGGATACATTTCCGGCATTCCACGCGGGAAAGAGATTTTCGAGGAAGTAAAAGCCGGAGATATTCGCTCCCAGGGCTTTGATCTAAACGGCGGCTGGGTGCCGCTATATACCATGCACAAACTTTTTGCGGGCTTGCGTGATGCACATCTGCTGGCACATCATCCCAAGGCCCTGTCTATAGAAATCAAACTCGGCAACTGGCTGGAGGATGTGCTTCAAGGGCTGGACGATGATCAGGTGCAGCAGGTGCTGCATTGCGAGTTTGGCGGTATGAACGAGGTGCTGACGGATCTGGCGGAACATTCAGGAGAAGAACGCTTTCTGAGCCTGGCGGAACGCTTTTATCACGGAGAGGTGCTCAATGATCTCGCGGATAGCCAAGATACCTTGGCAGGGCGACATGCCAATACGCAAATTCCCAAAATCATTGGCGCTGCACGGCAATTTGAAATGACGGGCAAACCGCAATATGCGGACCTGTCTCGCTTTTTCTGGGATCGGGTTGTTCACAAGCATTCCTACGTGATCGGCGGCAATAGTTATAATGAACATTTTGGTGAACCCGGGAAGCTGAATGACCGTTTGGGCGAAGGTACCTGTGAAACTTGTAACACCTACAATATGCTGAAATTAACAAGACATATGTTCGAGTGGGATGCCTATGCAGCCTATGCCGACTACTATGAACGAGCGATGTTCAATCATATCCTGGCTTCACAGCAGCCTGTAGATGGACGTGTGTGCTATTTTGTATCGCTGGAAATGGGCGGACACAAGTCCTTTAATTCTCAATATGAGGATTTTACATGCTGTGTCGGGTCCGGTATGGAAAGTCACTCCATGTACGGCACTGCGATTTATTTTCACACGCCAGAAACGATCTATGTCAATCAATATGTCCCTTCTACCGTGACATGGGACGAGATGGGCGTACAGCTCAAACAAGACACTCTCTTTCCGCAAAATGGACGGGGAACGCTACGCGTCATCAGCAAGGAGCCCAAATCCTTCGCGATCAAGTTAAGATGCCCGCATTGGGCGGAGCAAGGGATGATAATTAAAATCAACGGGGAAGAGTACGTCACAGAGGCTTGTCCTACCAGCTACGTTGTAATTGAACGGAAATGGAACAATGGGGATACGATCGAGTACGACATTCCTATGACCGTGAGAGTCGAGGAAATGCCTGATAATCCGTGCCGAATTGCTTTTATGTACGGCCCGCTTGTGCTGGCTGGAGACCTTGGCCCTGTTGAACAGGAGTCCACCGAGGAACGTCTGCTTGCGTCTGTTCTGATCGGATCGGCCGATTCCCTGACAACGAAGCTGATTGCTGACGGGAACGAGCCTAATACGTTCCATATGACCGACTTAGGCTATATCGGAGACTTGAAGCTTCATCCGTTTTATCAGATGTATGATCGTTCATATACCGTCTATTGGGATCTCTTTTCCCAGGAGGAATGGGTAGCAACAGAGGCAGAATATCGTACCGCGTTAGCGTATCAGCTAGAGCTGGAACGACTTACAGTGGACGTTGTGCAGCCTGCCGAAATGCAACCTGAACGGGATCATGCCTTTACTGGCGAGCATGTAGGTCTGGGGTCCATCTATAACCGCAAATATCGCGATACCTGGCCAGGGGGCTGGTTCTCTTTTGTCATGAAGGTGCTTCCAGATGAGCCTGTCCAATTGGCGGTCACTTATTTGAAGGACTTGAGCCGTCCCCATAGTGACTTTGACATCACTGCGGATGGTCAGATTTTAGGGGAAGGCAAGCTGGAGTCCGAGGAAATGAATAAATTCGAAACGTTCGCCTATGAGCTCCCTCTATCTGTGACAAACCACAAGAATGAAGTGACGATTCAATTCAAAGCCCATCCACAAGGTAAGGTGGCGAAAGTGGCCGGATTGCGGATAATCAGACATTCTATTGTATGA
- a CDS encoding YwqG family protein: MLQPPLKDELTRILEGHSLDEDLKEEIHQEAEVAIQFHVEHEENYEHIGNSRIAGYPDLPPTIEWPCNSDGEYYTFIAQINLGELPFSPFEGLPHQGILYFFLGLDEPAYDIDHKIFYYNGDSSVLQKTLPPAGRVEVLAEQRGFTAYAISFHPILTLPSEGELGDILVDQYEELYELLYEHSDTVWGQHQSFAGNTRRDAYLRRNGLEGLLFNWHKSENQIHKEIEQAMHRGNTDYAEHLRSEVLPQLQEYQTNREKHDQASENWHVLLSVSSLDEVGMCWWDAGYLEFFIDQRDLKNLDFTRTYVNLATS; the protein is encoded by the coding sequence ATGCTACAACCACCATTAAAGGATGAACTGACTCGAATACTGGAAGGGCATTCACTGGATGAAGATTTAAAAGAAGAGATTCATCAGGAAGCTGAAGTTGCTATACAATTTCATGTGGAGCATGAGGAAAACTACGAACACATTGGAAATAGTCGGATCGCCGGCTATCCAGACCTGCCACCCACAATAGAGTGGCCTTGTAATTCAGACGGGGAATATTATACATTTATTGCTCAAATTAATTTGGGCGAGCTACCTTTTTCACCATTTGAGGGATTGCCTCATCAGGGCATACTTTACTTTTTTCTTGGGCTGGATGAACCCGCCTATGATATTGACCATAAAATCTTTTACTATAACGGTGACAGCAGCGTTTTGCAGAAAACATTACCGCCCGCTGGGCGCGTAGAGGTGTTGGCGGAGCAACGGGGTTTCACCGCGTATGCAATTTCTTTTCATCCGATCCTGACGCTACCATCGGAGGGTGAGCTAGGAGATATTCTTGTAGATCAGTACGAAGAGCTTTATGAGCTTTTATATGAACATAGCGACACGGTGTGGGGGCAGCATCAATCTTTTGCCGGGAATACCCGGCGGGATGCTTATCTACGCCGAAACGGGCTGGAGGGTCTTCTGTTTAACTGGCATAAGAGTGAGAACCAGATTCATAAGGAAATCGAGCAAGCTATGCATAGGGGAAATACCGATTATGCGGAGCATTTACGGTCCGAAGTGCTGCCTCAGCTGCAAGAATATCAGACGAATCGGGAAAAGCACGATCAGGCTTCGGAAAATTGGCATGTTCTGCTCTCGGTATCTTCTTTGGACGAGGTCGGCATGTGCTGGTGGGACGCGGGGTATTTGGAGTTTTTTATAGATCAAAGAGACTTGAAGAACCTTGATTTCACGCGAACGTATGTCAATCTTGCTACGAGCTAG
- a CDS encoding cupin domain-containing protein, translated as MISKVNVQDKFLQIIDYWNPRIGGELNDSYVKMAKIKGEFIWHHHDHEDEMFFVWKGRLLIRLRDGEIAVNEGEFVIIPKGVEHQPIAEEEVHLLLIEPKTTLNTGNVVNERTVSIPQRI; from the coding sequence ATGATTTCGAAGGTCAATGTACAAGATAAATTTTTGCAAATAATTGATTATTGGAATCCCAGAATAGGTGGAGAGTTGAACGATTCATACGTAAAAATGGCAAAGATCAAGGGTGAATTCATTTGGCATCACCATGATCACGAGGACGAAATGTTCTTCGTATGGAAAGGGAGACTACTAATCCGTTTGAGAGACGGTGAAATAGCTGTTAACGAAGGGGAGTTTGTTATTATACCTAAAGGGGTTGAACATCAGCCAATTGCTGAAGAAGAGGTCCATTTACTATTAATCGAACCAAAAACTACTCTAAACACGGGAAATGTGGTAAATGAACGAACCGTTTCGATTCCTCAACGAATTTGA
- a CDS encoding LysR family transcriptional regulator, translated as MDIRSLEVFKAVAIEQSITKAAEKLNYVQSNVTARIQRLEQELGVPLLYRYHKKVSLTPAGRELLPHVNKLLYDFEEAIEAVKLSSAPRGTLRIGAMESTASTRLPLIFTQYHKKFPQVELSLYMAPTVDQVSTILKYKVDGAFVDGPILHPEIVEYPVFEESLVLITSYSPEPFQLELILHEPLLSSFAHCIYLGRWQRWLEDNGYAPMKVMEYGTLEGVLKCVENGLGVTVLPISMVESRMQGRLNCHPLPEPYRTVPTVFIRRRDSYMTSALSRFMELVGITNL; from the coding sequence TTGGACATTAGATCTTTGGAGGTGTTTAAGGCAGTAGCAATTGAACAAAGCATTACAAAAGCTGCTGAGAAATTGAATTATGTACAGTCCAATGTTACTGCACGAATACAACGTCTTGAGCAAGAGTTGGGCGTTCCCCTGTTATATCGATATCATAAGAAGGTATCCTTAACGCCTGCAGGACGTGAACTGTTGCCGCATGTAAACAAGTTGCTTTACGATTTCGAGGAAGCGATTGAGGCAGTTAAGCTTTCTTCTGCCCCGCGGGGAACTTTGCGCATTGGAGCTATGGAGTCAACTGCTTCTACACGATTGCCATTGATTTTTACACAATATCACAAGAAATTTCCACAAGTAGAATTAAGCTTATATATGGCACCTACTGTAGATCAGGTTAGTACCATTCTCAAATATAAGGTAGACGGCGCATTTGTGGATGGGCCAATTCTTCATCCGGAAATTGTTGAATACCCTGTCTTTGAAGAATCTCTAGTTTTGATTACAAGCTACTCTCCGGAACCATTCCAATTAGAATTGATTTTACATGAACCACTGCTTTCGTCATTCGCGCATTGCATCTATTTGGGACGTTGGCAGCGATGGCTAGAGGACAATGGCTATGCTCCTATGAAGGTGATGGAATATGGCACTCTAGAGGGTGTCCTTAAATGCGTTGAAAACGGGTTAGGAGTCACCGTCTTACCAATATCTATGGTTGAATCACGGATGCAGGGAAGACTTAACTGTCATCCATTACCGGAACCGTACAGAACAGTGCCCACTGTGTTTATAAGGCGTCGTGACTCATACATGACCAGTGCTCTCTCACGATTTATGGAGCTGGTGGGCATAACTAATCTGTGA
- a CDS encoding cupin domain-containing protein produces MNYQSINLNEKLSKFNEHWSPKVIGEMNDYQFKLVKIDGDFVWHDHQDTDEVFIVLEGEMFIDFRDGQVKISQGEMFIVPRSVEHKTFANQECHIMLVEPRGVVNTGETESELTAVNDIWI; encoded by the coding sequence ATTAATTACCAATCTATTAATCTGAATGAGAAGTTATCTAAGTTTAATGAGCATTGGTCTCCGAAAGTCATTGGTGAAATGAATGACTATCAATTTAAATTGGTCAAGATAGATGGGGATTTTGTATGGCACGATCATCAAGATACCGACGAGGTGTTTATCGTGCTCGAAGGGGAGATGTTCATCGATTTCCGAGATGGCCAAGTAAAGATTTCCCAAGGGGAGATGTTTATTGTACCAAGGAGTGTCGAACACAAAACTTTCGCTAACCAGGAGTGTCATATCATGTTGGTAGAGCCCAGGGGCGTAGTAAACACTGGCGAGACTGAGTCAGAATTAACAGCAGTCAATGATATTTGGATCTAA
- a CDS encoding LysR family transcriptional regulator, with translation MESSDLKIFQAVAREGSITKAAQVLNYVQSNVTSRIQQLEAQLNVPLFRRSNRGMTLTPAGENLLKYADTILTLLDEAVKSTQYSDHPAGPLRLGSIETAAVTHLTSLLTEYHAQYPDVHLSLMTGSTHDLVQKVLNYELDGAFVYGPVDDPHIEYVAAFEEELVLISEPGKKDMGELLAKPMLFFDVGCTHRTRAESFLSEAGVDAYQVMEFGTLEVILGGVASGLGVSMLPQSSIAKAEEAGSIASHRLPEKYRKLEVWFVYRRDSVYSSALSGLLRWMKKDVILNCD, from the coding sequence ATGGAAAGCAGTGATTTGAAAATTTTTCAGGCTGTCGCTCGCGAGGGCAGTATCACGAAGGCTGCGCAAGTTTTGAATTATGTACAGTCCAATGTGACCTCGCGGATTCAGCAGCTTGAGGCACAACTGAACGTACCGCTATTTCGTCGATCTAATCGGGGAATGACGTTAACGCCGGCAGGAGAGAACCTGCTGAAATACGCGGATACCATACTGACCTTGCTCGACGAGGCTGTAAAGTCCACTCAATATTCAGACCATCCTGCGGGACCTTTGCGACTGGGATCGATTGAGACGGCGGCGGTTACGCATCTGACTTCTTTATTGACGGAGTATCACGCTCAATATCCTGATGTCCATCTATCGCTTATGACAGGCAGCACCCATGATCTCGTACAAAAGGTATTGAATTACGAATTAGATGGAGCGTTCGTCTATGGCCCCGTCGATGATCCGCATATAGAGTATGTTGCAGCTTTTGAAGAGGAATTGGTGCTCATCTCGGAACCAGGGAAAAAAGACATGGGTGAGCTGCTTGCCAAGCCTATGCTGTTCTTCGACGTAGGGTGCACGCATCGTACAAGAGCGGAAAGCTTTCTGAGCGAAGCGGGTGTGGATGCATATCAGGTTATGGAGTTCGGAACGTTGGAAGTTATTTTGGGTGGTGTAGCCTCTGGTCTGGGGGTGTCCATGTTGCCACAATCGTCGATTGCAAAGGCAGAGGAGGCGGGAAGTATTGCTTCTCATCGTTTACCTGAAAAATATCGCAAATTAGAGGTGTGGTTTGTTTATCGGCGGGATTCGGTTTACTCCAGTGCACTGTCAGGCTTGCTCCGCTGGATGAAAAAGGATGTTATACTTAACTGTGATTAA